A single genomic interval of Hevea brasiliensis isolate MT/VB/25A 57/8 chromosome 4, ASM3005281v1, whole genome shotgun sequence harbors:
- the LOC110647172 gene encoding serine/threonine protein phosphatase 2A 55 kDa regulatory subunit B beta isoform produces the protein MNGAGSAEAAALASVGVPLQPLEWKFSQVFGERTAGEEVQEVDIISAIEFDRTGNYLATGDRGGRVVLFERTDTREHDGQRRDLERMDISINRHPEFRYKTEFQSHEPEFDYLRSLEIEEKINKVRWCQSANGALFLLSTNDKTIKFWKVQEKKVKKVCDMNVDPENATGNGPILGSSMPTSSNCKQYTANGGSLDGPFGFPSNDFSFSPGGVPNLHLPMLTCHETSIVARCRRTYPHAHDYHINSISNNSDGETFISADDLRINLWNLEICNQSFNIVDVKPANMEDLTEVITSAEFHPTHCNMLAYSSSKGSIRLIDMRQSALCDSHSKLFEEKEVPGSKSFFTEIIASISDIKFAKDGRHILSRDYMNLKLWDINMDSGPVASFQVHEYLRPKLCDLYENDSIFDKFECCLSGDGLRTATGSYSNLFRVFGCSEGSTEASTLEATKNPMRRQVQTLLSGSSRSLGTLSRGFRRGADNTGVNTNGNAFDFTAKLLHLAWHPSDNLLACAASNSLYMYYA, from the exons ATGAACGGTGCCGGCAGTGCGGAGGCTGCTGCGTTGGCTTCCGTGGGGGTGCCGCTGCAGCCGTTGGAGTGGAAATTTTCTCAGGTGTTTGGAGAACGTACGGCTGGTGAAGAAGTCCAGGAAG ttgatatcatatctgctATTGAATTTGATAGAACTGGCAACTACCTTGCTACTGGAGATCGTGGTGGTCGGGTGGTTCTATTTGAAAGAACTGACACAAGAGAG CATGATGGACAACGAAGAGATCTAGAGCGGATGGATATTTCTATCAACAGGCATCCTGAGTTCCGGTACAAAACAGAGTTTCAGAGTCATGAACCTGAG TTTGATTATCTAAGGAGCTTGGAAATTGAGGAGAAAATCAACAAAGTTAGATGGTGCCAGTCAGCTAATGGTGCCTTGTTTCTTCTGTCGACTAATGACAAAACCATCAAGTTTTGGAAG GTCCAAGAGAAGAAGGTCAAGAAAGTATGTGACATGAATGTTGACCCTGAAAATGCCACAGGAAACGGTCCTATTCTAGGTTCAAGCATGCCAACAAGCTCCAACTGCAAACAGTATACTGCAAATGGAGGATCATTGGATGGACCTTTTGGTTTTCCAAGCAATGACTTTTCCTTCTCACCTGGGGGAGTCCCAAATCTACATTTGCCTATG TTGACCTGTCATGAAACGAGCATTGTGGCTAGGTGCCGAAGAACATATCCTCATGCCCATGACTATCATATTAATTCCATTTCTAATAACAG TGATGGTGAAACTTTTATATCAGCTGACGATCTAAGAATAAATCTTTGGAATTTAGAAATTTGCAATCAAAGTTTCAATATTGTTGACGTGAAGCCTGCAAACATGGAAGATCTGACTG AGGTGATAACATCAGCAGAATTTCACCCAACTCATTGTAATATGTTAGCATATAGTAGTTCAAAGGGCTCAATCCGTTTGATTGATATGCGGCAGTCTGCTCTATGTGATAGTCATAGCAAACT GTTTGAGGAAAAGGAAGTGCCTGGTTCAAAGTCCTTTTTCActgaaataattgcctcaatctCAGATATTAAGTTTGCCAAGGATGGAAGGCATATACTTAGTCGTGATTACATGAATCTCAAG TTGTGGGACATAAATATGGATTCGGGGCCAGTTGCTTCATTCCAGGTTCATGAATATCTGAGGCCTAAG CTTTGCGATTTATATGAAAATGATTCCATCTTTGACAAATTCGAGTGTTGTCTTAGTGGAGATGGGCTTCGAACGGCGACTGGTTCTTACAG CAATCTATTCCGTGTTTTTGGCTGTTCCGAGGGGAGTACAGAAGCATCAACATTGGAAGCCACAAAAAATCCAATGAG GAGACAAGTTCAAACCCTGTTGTCAGGCTCTTCCAGATCTCTGGGCACTCTTTCTCGTGGCTTTAGACGAG GAGCTGACAACACTGGAGTCAATACAAATGGGAATGCTTTTGATTTCACAGCAAAGTTGTTACATCTAGCATGGCATCCAAGTGACAACTTACTCGCCTGCGCCGCATCAAACAGCCTTTACATGTATTATGCATAA
- the LOC131179488 gene encoding uncharacterized protein LOC131179488, whose translation MSIFLWSLLKERLPCSLLVKNRIPNVSPDYQFCRERETLRHAFFDCPRASLIWFHSPTNLRSTFLQGASAMDCRVELTEFLLKHNVGEELIQTTAFICWGIWKCRNLLLFNGQQQSFLEVLSLANSFQGIFLSKLLLLPLRHLYTWLPLLMLGSPSVACAQSKF comes from the coding sequence ATGTCCATCTTTTTATGGAGTTTATTGAAAGAGAGGCTACCATGCAGCTTGTTGGTAAAAAACCGCATTCCTAATGTTTCCCCTGATTACCAATTTTGTCGTGAAAGAGAGACTCTAAGGCATGCATTCTTTGATTGCCCCAGAGCTTCACTGATTTGGTTCCATTCTCCAACGAATCTTCGGTCTACCTTCTTGCAAGGTGCATCAGCTATGGATTGTCGGGTTGAGTTGACAGAATTTCTATTAAAGCATAATGTAGGTGAGGAGCTCATCCAAACAACGGCTTTCATTTGCTGGGGAATTTGGAAATGCCGGAATTTGCTCCTTTTTAATGGACAACAGCAGTCCTTCCTGGAAGTTCTCTCGTTGGCCAATTCCTTTCAAGGAATCTTTTTATCTAAGCTTTTGCTACTCCCGCTACGCCATCTATACACCTGGCTTCCACTCCTTATGCTTGGATCCCCTTCAGTTGCCtgtgctcaaagtaaattttga
- the LOC110667404 gene encoding uncharacterized protein LOC110667404, protein MADDSQYSSGADTTPIASNKRKYDDQTPPSSTRRPTGFSSPDSLHAPPSYNSVPPPTDEIQMAKQKAQEIAARLLSGAGADIKRPRVENGASGFDSNDKGFSSAPNDMKSLSNSAPSAIPVSYGSYLSGSSKKIDIPNGRVGVIIGKGGETIKYLQIQSGAKIQVTRDMDADPNSPTRMVELMGTPEQIAKAEQLINEVLAEAEAGGSGTVSKRFTGQGGSEHFAMKIPNNKVGLVIGKGGDTIKNMQARTGARIQVIPLHLPPGDTATERNVHIEGTSEQIEHAKQLVNEVISENRARNQSMAGGYPQQGYQTRPPTSWGPPGAPPMQQPGYGYMQPGAYPGPSSQYNMSQPPYAGYPPQPSSGGYPTNWDQSNVSVNQQTGQGYDYYNQPASSQPTPGGPAAPADNTSYNYSQPPASGYNQQGQGYVQDGYGGYPQSGYGQPPSYDQQGYTSAPSYGNVANASQEGHASSYGAQGDSAQAPSQPAAIGQQGYTTGQQPSPNPSSYTPQGSIQPGYGMTPNSQTGYGSQPPAQPGYGSNYGPPQAQKPPANPPVYGQTQQSPSTPGGYGQATPVQPGYPPSQPPPSGYTQSDSGPQRPPPSGFGASGSQPGYGPPYGSAPAGQSGYGQGMPPYNTSYGGGYSQPAAYSTDGNTGNNTRATYDTASAASQPVQQGGVAKTSPQS, encoded by the exons ATGGCAGACGATTCGCAGTACTCATCCGGCGCAGACACCACTCCCATCGCCTCCAACAAGCGCAAATACGATGACCAAACCCCGCCGTCTTCAACGCGCCGTCCTACTGGCTTCTCATCCCCGGACTCCCTTCATGCCCCGCCGTCTTACAACAGTGTTCCCCCGCCTACTGACGAGATCCAGATGGCCAAGCAGAAAGCTCAAGAAATAGCCGCTCGCCTCTTGAGTGGAGCCGGTGCTGATATTAAGCGCCCTAGGGTTGAGAATGGTGCTTCTGGCTTCGATTCCAATGATAAGGGTTTTAGCTCAGCTCCTAATG ATATGAAGTCTCTGTCAAACTCGGCCCCTTCTGCAATTCCTGTATCATACGGCTCATACTTGTCAGGTTCAAGCAAAAAAATAGATATTCCAAATGGTCGGGTTGGTGTTATCATTGGGAAAGGTGGAGAGACAATTAAATATCTGCAGATTCAGTCTGGAGCAAAGATTCAGGTTACTCGAGATATGGATGCAGATCCCAATTCACCAACTAGGATGGTGGAGCTCATGGGTACTCCTGAACAAATTGCAAAGGCAGAACAGTTGATAAATGAAGTTCTTGCAGAG GCTGAAGCAGGAGGTTCTGGCACTGTTTCCAAAAGGTTTACTGGACAAGGTGGTTCTGAACATTTTGCAATGAAAATTCCTAATAACAAG GTTGGTCTGGTAATTGGCAAAGGAGGTGACACAATCAAGAACATGCAAGCGAGGACTGGAGCTCGTATTCAG GTGATACCTTTGCATTTACCCCCAGGTGATACGGCAACAGAAAGGAATGTGCATATAGAGGGGACTAGTGAACAGATTGAACATGCTAAGCAGTTGGTTAATGAAGTTATCAGTGAG AATCGTGCAAGGAATCAATCAATGGCTGGAGGTTACCCGCAGCAAGGATATCAAACACGACCACCTACAAGCTGGGGCCCACCTGGAGCTCCTCCAATGCAGCAACCTGGTTATGGCTACATGCAGCCTGGAGCTTATCCTGGCCCATCGTCTCAGTATAATATGTCTCAGCCACCTTACGCGGGATATCCACCCCAACCATCATCTGGTGGATATCCCACCAACTGGGATCAGTCAAATGTATCTGTCAATCAGCAGACAGGTCAGGGTTATGATTACTATAATCAGCCAGCTTCTTCTCAACCAACCCCTGGTGGTCCTGCAGCTCCAGCAGATAATACGAGCTATAATTACAGTCAGCCACCAGCTTCTGGTTATAATCAGCAAGGACAAGGTTATGTTCAGGATGGCTATGGTGGGTATCCTCAATCAGGTTATGGTCAACCACCATCATATGATCAACAAGGTTATACCTCTGCTCCCAGTTATGGTAATGTGGCCAATGCTAGTCAAGAAGGACATGCTTCCTCTTATGGAGCCCAAGGAGACTCGGCCCAAGCACCAAGTCAGCCCGCTGCAATAGGTCAGCAAGGTTATACTACTGGACAACAGCCTAGCCCAAATCCATCAAGTTATACACCTCAAGGATCCATCCAGCCAGGATATGGAATGACCCCCAATTCCCAAACTGGTTATGGGAGTCAACCACCAGCCCAACCTGGATATGGGTCCAACTATGGACCTCCTCAAGCACAGAAACCTCCAGCCAATCCCCCTGTTTATGGACAGACACAACAATCACCCAGCACCCCTGGAGGTTATGGCCAGGCTACCCCTGTGCAGCCTGGATATCCACCTTCTCAGCCACCACCATCTGGCTATACCCAATCAGATTCAGGTCCACAACGTCCACCACCATCTGGGTTTGGTGCATCAGGTTCTCAACCTGGGTATGGTCCACCTTATGGTTCAGCACCAGCTGGTCAATCCGGTTATGGGCAGGGGATGCCGCCTTACAACACTTCttatggtggtggttattctcaGCCTGCTGCGTATTCTACTGATGGCAATACTGGCAATAATACTCGTGCAACTTATGATACTGCATCGGCTGCATCACAGCCTGTACAACAGGGTGGAGTTGCAAAAACATCGCCACAAAGTTGA
- the LOC110667405 gene encoding NADH dehydrogenase [ubiquinone] iron-sulfur protein 7, mitochondrial, which yields MAMISRNTASRLPIILSQHRGAALSLHTTVPSLSPEAAPPTPYASPPPPSTTSPAGISKAAEFVISKVDDLMNWARRGSIWPMTFGLACCAVEMMHTGAARYDLDRFGIIFRPSPRQSDCMIVAGTLTNKMAPALRKVYDQMPEPRWVISMGSCANGGGYYHYSYSVVRGCDRIVPVDIYVPGCPPTAEALLYGLLQLQKKINRRKDLLHWWTK from the exons ATGGCTATGATCTCTAGGAACACCGCCTCACGCCTTCCTATCATCCTCTCCCAGCACCGTGGAGCTGCCCTCTCTCTCCACACCACCGTCCCCTCCCTCTCCCCGGAGGCAGCGCCACCCACTCCTTATGCCAGCCCACCGCCCCCTTCCACCACTTCCCCTGCCGGCATTTCCAAGGCAGCGGAGTTCGTGATTTCCAAGGTCGATGATCTTATGAACTGGGCTCGCCGCGGCTCCATCTGGCCCATGACTTTCGGCCTAGCTTGCTGTGCCGTTGAAATGATGCATACCGGTGCTGCTCGCTACGATCTGGACCGCTTTGGTATCATTTTCAGGCCCAGTCCTCGCCAATCTGATTGTATGATTGTCGCTGGTACCCTCACCAACAAGATGGCCCCTGCTCTTCGCAA GGTTTATGATCAAATGCCTGAGCCAAGGTGGGTCATCTCCATGGGCAGTTGTGCAAATGGTGGGGGATATTATCACTACTCATACTCTGTTGTCCGAGGCTGTGACAGGATTGTCCCTGTAGACATTTATGTTCCAGGATGCCCTCCCACTGCGGAGGCCTTGCTGTATGGGCTACTCCAGCTGCAGAAAAAGATCAACAGACGCAAGGATTTACTCCATTGGTGGACCAAATGA